A genomic segment from Nocardia cyriacigeorgica GUH-2 encodes:
- the gluQRS gene encoding tRNA glutamyl-Q(34) synthetase GluQRS, translated as MPTDLAPAGRYAPSPSGDLHLGNLRTALLAWLFARSTGRRFVLRIDDLDRVRPGAEPRQLADLAAIGLDWDPPVVRQSDRLAHYTAAIDRLTAAGLTYECFCTRREIQQAATAPHGPMGAYPGTCRDLTEAERAAKRAEGRPAALRLRASVTEFEVIDQLHGRYRGPVDDVVLRRGDGIPAYNLAVVVDDAEQGVDQVVRGDDLLPSTPRQAYLATLLELPVPHYAHVPLVLNESGQRLAKRDGAVTLADRHALGESTEQVVAALARSLGYTASTAADMLAGFDPLELPSQPWTLDPDGLLQHDRCP; from the coding sequence ATGCCGACCGACCTCGCTCCCGCGGGCCGCTACGCACCCAGCCCGTCCGGTGACCTGCACCTGGGCAACTTGCGTACGGCCCTGCTGGCCTGGCTCTTCGCCCGCAGCACCGGGCGCCGGTTCGTGCTGCGCATCGACGATCTGGACCGGGTGCGTCCGGGCGCCGAACCCCGCCAGCTGGCCGACCTGGCCGCGATCGGCCTGGACTGGGACCCGCCGGTGGTCCGGCAATCCGACCGGCTCGCGCACTACACCGCGGCCATCGATCGGCTCACCGCCGCCGGCCTGACCTATGAATGCTTCTGCACCAGAAGGGAAATCCAGCAGGCCGCGACCGCACCACACGGCCCGATGGGCGCCTACCCGGGTACCTGCCGCGACCTGACCGAGGCCGAACGCGCGGCCAAACGTGCCGAGGGCAGGCCCGCCGCGCTGCGCCTGCGGGCCTCGGTGACCGAATTCGAGGTGATCGATCAACTGCACGGCCGCTACCGGGGCCCGGTCGACGATGTGGTGCTGCGCCGCGGCGACGGCATTCCCGCCTACAACCTCGCGGTGGTCGTCGACGATGCCGAACAGGGCGTCGACCAGGTGGTGCGCGGCGACGACCTGCTGCCGTCCACCCCGCGCCAGGCCTATCTGGCCACCCTGCTCGAACTGCCGGTACCGCACTACGCGCATGTTCCGTTGGTGCTCAACGAATCCGGGCAGCGACTGGCCAAACGCGACGGCGCGGTGACGCTGGCCGACCGGCACGCTCTCGGCGAGAGCACCGAACAGGTGGTCGCCGCGCTGGCCCGCTCACTCGGCTACACCGCGAGCACGGCGGCGGACATGCTGGCCGGATTCGACCCGCTCGAGCTGCCGTCACAGCCCTGGACGCTCGACCCGGACGGGTTGTTGCAACACGATCGATGTCCGTAA
- a CDS encoding DUF309 domain-containing protein, which produces MVERDRDATGRALNARPRDRFGRPLPPGSQGVPRIPDDLNLPPQQTLAFAQQLLDDGLAFNAHEVLEAAWKNGPFAERMLWQGLAQYAVGLTHIQRGNTKGAYTLLDRAINRLTTFEADFESDPDYTETAGETTRPFPYDVDAAGLIAHARGLLADLEAGLPIPEDRLMPRLCATTSRPG; this is translated from the coding sequence ATGGTCGAACGCGATCGCGACGCCACAGGTCGCGCCCTCAATGCCCGCCCTCGGGACCGCTTCGGGCGGCCGCTGCCGCCGGGTAGCCAGGGGGTGCCCCGAATTCCGGATGACTTGAATCTGCCACCCCAGCAAACTCTCGCCTTCGCTCAGCAACTGCTCGACGACGGCCTCGCATTCAACGCGCACGAGGTTTTGGAGGCGGCCTGGAAGAACGGCCCGTTCGCCGAACGGATGCTGTGGCAGGGCCTGGCGCAGTATGCGGTGGGGCTCACCCACATTCAGCGCGGGAACACGAAGGGCGCGTATACCCTGTTGGACCGAGCGATAAACCGGCTGACGACGTTCGAGGCCGATTTCGAGAGTGATCCTGATTACACCGAAACCGCCGGCGAAACCACGCGACCCTTTCCCTACGACGTCGACGCGGCCGGTTTGATCGCGCACGCGCGCGGCCTGCTCGCCGATCTGGAGGCCGGCCTGCCGATCCCCGAGGACCGGCTGATGCCCCGGCTGTGCGCCACCACCTCCCGGCCCGGCTGA
- a CDS encoding DUF397 domain-containing protein — MEVDLTGAVWRKSRHSGPDGNCVEVAHLVDGNVAVRDTKDSGNGPVLAFAPGEWDAFLTGLAGGRFERRQ; from the coding sequence GTGGAGGTTGATTTGACGGGCGCTGTGTGGCGTAAGAGCCGGCACAGTGGCCCGGACGGGAACTGCGTGGAAGTCGCGCATCTCGTCGACGGCAACGTGGCGGTCCGGGACACCAAGGACAGCGGGAACGGACCGGTGCTGGCCTTCGCCCCCGGCGAGTGGGACGCATTCCTAACCGGCCTGGCCGGTGGCCGGTTCGAGCGCAGGCAGTAA
- a CDS encoding cytochrome b — protein MAALERTLSSQANAVDDRYRAAAFVKRSINKVFPTHWSFLLGEIALYSFIILLLSGVYLTLYFDPSMSHVIYDGAYQPLRGVGMSRAYETALNISFEVRGGLFVRQVHHWAALLFAASIIVHLLRIFFTGAFRKPREANWVIGSLLLIMAMFEGFFGYSLPDDLLSGTGLRAAFSGITIGLPVIGTWLHWLMFGGDFPGDIIIPRLYIAHVLLFPGIMLALIAAHIAIVWYQKHTQFPGPGRTENNVVGARIVPVFAADQGAFFAFTLGVVGLMGGLLQINPIWNIGPYNPSQVSAGSQPDFYMMWTDGLARLMPPWELYLGRYTVPAVTWVALTMGLVFVLLIAYPWIEKRLTGDRAAHHNLLQRPRDVPVRTAIGAMAITFYVILTLACVNDIIAYKFNISLNATTWAGRIGLLLGPPIAYFLAYRFCLGLQRSDRAVLEHGIETGVIKRLPHGEYIEVHQPLGPVDPHGHPVPLEYQGAPVPKKMNKLGLAGKPGTGSLLRADPREESERNLAIEEEEEHRQLAVLRKQQDLESGH, from the coding sequence ATGGCTGCACTAGAACGCACATTGAGTTCGCAGGCCAACGCGGTCGACGATCGATATCGCGCCGCGGCATTCGTGAAGCGCTCGATCAACAAGGTCTTCCCCACCCACTGGTCGTTCCTGCTGGGTGAGATCGCGCTCTACTCGTTCATCATCCTGCTGCTGTCGGGTGTGTACCTGACCTTGTATTTCGATCCCTCGATGAGCCACGTGATCTACGACGGCGCCTATCAACCGCTGCGCGGTGTGGGCATGTCGCGGGCCTACGAGACGGCGCTGAACATCTCCTTCGAGGTGCGCGGCGGCCTGTTCGTCCGGCAGGTGCATCACTGGGCGGCGCTGCTGTTCGCGGCCTCGATCATCGTGCATCTTCTGCGCATCTTCTTCACCGGCGCATTCCGCAAACCGCGTGAAGCGAACTGGGTGATCGGCTCACTGCTGCTGATCATGGCCATGTTCGAGGGCTTCTTCGGCTACTCGCTGCCCGACGACCTGCTCTCCGGCACCGGCCTGCGGGCCGCGTTCTCCGGCATCACCATCGGGTTGCCGGTCATCGGCACCTGGCTGCACTGGCTGATGTTCGGCGGCGACTTCCCCGGCGACATCATCATCCCGCGCCTCTACATCGCCCATGTGCTGCTGTTCCCCGGCATCATGCTGGCCTTGATCGCCGCCCATATCGCGATCGTCTGGTACCAGAAGCACACCCAGTTCCCCGGCCCGGGCCGCACCGAGAACAACGTGGTGGGCGCCCGCATCGTGCCGGTGTTCGCCGCCGACCAGGGCGCGTTCTTCGCCTTCACCCTCGGCGTCGTCGGCCTGATGGGCGGGCTGCTCCAGATCAACCCGATCTGGAATATCGGCCCCTACAACCCCTCGCAGGTGTCGGCCGGTTCGCAGCCGGACTTCTACATGATGTGGACCGACGGCCTGGCCCGGCTCATGCCGCCATGGGAGCTGTATCTGGGCCGCTACACCGTGCCCGCGGTGACCTGGGTGGCGCTGACCATGGGCCTGGTGTTCGTGCTGCTGATCGCCTATCCGTGGATCGAGAAACGACTCACCGGCGACCGGGCCGCACACCACAACCTGCTGCAACGCCCGCGCGACGTCCCGGTGCGCACCGCCATCGGCGCCATGGCCATCACGTTCTACGTGATCCTGACGCTGGCCTGCGTCAACGACATCATCGCCTACAAGTTCAACATCTCGCTCAACGCGACCACCTGGGCCGGCCGCATCGGATTGCTGCTCGGCCCGCCGATCGCCTACTTCCTGGCCTACCGGTTCTGCCTGGGCCTGCAACGCAGCGACCGCGCGGTGCTCGAGCACGGCATCGAGACCGGCGTGATCAAGCGGCTGCCGCACGGTGAGTACATCGAGGTGCACCAACCGCTCGGCCCGGTGGATCCGCACGGGCATCCGGTGCCGCTGGAGTACCAGGGCGCCCCGGTGCCCAAGAAGATGAACAAGCTTGGCCTGGCCGGCAAACCCGGCACCGGCAGTTTGCTGCGCGCCGATCCGCGCGAGGAATCCGAGCGCAATCTGGCGATCGAAGAGGAAGAGGAGCACCGGCAGCTCGCGGTGCTGCGCAAGCAGCAAGACCTCGAGTCCGGGCACTGA
- a CDS encoding WS/DGAT domain-containing protein has protein sequence MSKVEPQDATMYWLSRRTRNDLFLLYCFAETELSTDQLRATIAHRSATIPDLCLRLRPAPRDLSYPTWVPCAFDPSQFVEHRLPQADWTHLEHALGEVLATGVDAAERPWRLHVFRGIAGAPLSSAGEGALSAAPDRVTVAVLQMSHALADGKRAADLARALFSPWPAVPDTTVAAGPDELAGASRTAGDSPETARTRPSVGVAKSVAGACGNSSGAPVGAAGSARRPRAVSTATELFRTAAEAVRLGSAVAAIPVRMARTVAGGISAFRAQRELAKLTEAGELPEAGGGFAPSLLNGPGEVGGHRLRMIVCQAEQLRAPGFSVTVLALTAVSIALERYLERHAALLDRLGAQVPMALPHPALLRDVGLVRRAVTAVGALAQPRNNYRSLGVDLFADEPDPRRRAERIAAELAARRTRAVHPLLSVQDRVTASLPAPILRRDVDRYPIDTIPDALAGHTVVSSVYRGPADLTFGDAPVLFTAGFPALGAVMHLTHGVHGLGDTVTISVHADPATIPDLDCYADLLRAALDEVSTRVREPDSGPAAG, from the coding sequence ATGAGCAAGGTCGAGCCGCAGGACGCGACGATGTACTGGCTGTCCCGCCGCACCCGCAACGACCTGTTCCTGCTGTACTGCTTCGCCGAAACCGAGCTGAGCACCGATCAGCTACGCGCGACCATCGCCCACCGCAGCGCCACCATCCCCGACCTCTGCCTGCGCCTGCGCCCGGCCCCGCGCGACCTGAGTTATCCGACCTGGGTGCCATGCGCCTTCGACCCGAGCCAGTTCGTCGAACATCGCCTCCCGCAAGCCGATTGGACGCATCTGGAGCACGCGCTGGGCGAAGTGCTCGCGACGGGCGTCGACGCCGCCGAGCGGCCGTGGCGGCTGCATGTGTTTCGTGGCATCGCCGGTGCGCCGCTGTCGTCGGCGGGGGAGGGCGCTCTATCCGCGGCGCCGGACCGTGTCACCGTCGCCGTGTTGCAGATGTCGCACGCGCTGGCCGACGGGAAGCGCGCGGCCGACCTGGCGCGCGCTCTGTTCAGCCCGTGGCCGGCCGTACCGGACACAACGGTCGCCGCCGGACCGGATGAACTCGCGGGTGCGAGTCGGACGGCTGGTGATTCCCCTGAAACGGCCCGAACACGGCCGTCTGTGGGTGTCGCGAAGTCCGTGGCCGGAGCATGCGGCAACAGCAGTGGCGCCCCAGTAGGCGCTGCGGGCTCGGCGCGGAGACCGCGGGCCGTATCGACCGCGACCGAACTGTTCCGCACCGCCGCCGAGGCAGTCCGTCTCGGTTCTGCGGTCGCCGCTATCCCGGTCCGCATGGCGCGCACCGTGGCCGGCGGTATCAGCGCGTTTCGCGCCCAACGTGAGCTGGCGAAGTTGACCGAAGCCGGTGAGCTGCCCGAGGCAGGCGGTGGTTTCGCACCGAGCCTGCTGAACGGTCCGGGCGAGGTCGGCGGTCATCGCCTGCGGATGATCGTGTGCCAGGCGGAACAGTTGCGCGCGCCGGGTTTCAGTGTGACCGTGCTGGCGCTGACCGCCGTGTCGATCGCGCTGGAGCGGTATCTGGAACGCCACGCAGCGCTGCTGGACCGGCTGGGTGCGCAAGTGCCGATGGCGCTGCCGCACCCCGCCCTTCTGCGCGATGTGGGCCTCGTGCGCCGGGCGGTCACCGCAGTAGGCGCGCTGGCGCAGCCGCGCAACAACTACCGCAGCCTCGGCGTCGACTTGTTCGCGGACGAGCCGGATCCGCGCCGCCGGGCCGAGCGGATCGCCGCCGAGCTGGCCGCGCGCCGCACCCGTGCGGTTCATCCGTTGCTGTCGGTGCAGGATCGCGTCACCGCCTCGCTGCCGGCGCCGATCCTGCGTCGTGACGTCGACCGCTATCCGATCGATACGATCCCGGACGCACTCGCCGGCCACACCGTCGTCTCCAGCGTCTACCGCGGCCCGGCCGACCTGACCTTCGGCGACGCTCCCGTCCTGTTCACCGCGGGATTCCCCGCGCTCGGCGCCGTCATGCACCTCACCCACGGCGTGCACGGACTCGGCGACACCGTCACCATCTCGGTACACGCCGACCCCGCGACGATCCCCGACCTGGACTGCTATGCCGATCTGCTCCGCGCGGCCTTGGACGAGGTGAGTACGCGCGTCCGCGAACCGGATTCCGGCCCGGCCGCCGGGTGA
- a CDS encoding SDR family oxidoreductase codes for MPSNILLTGGTGTLGRQVTPLLRQANVPFRILSRREPGTRDGIDYVSGDLLKNRGIDAAVDGVDTILHLAGDAKTDAETTRTLMAAAARAGVRHVVYISVTAPESLPVRYYRQKAAAEQFVTGSGVPWTTLRAAQFHDLLFGVVRALAKSPVIPAPGGLRAQPVETAEVARRLVELTLAEPAGLVRDLVGPEVLELSDLTRQYLRATGKRRLLVPIRVPGAMGRAYRAGDNLVSGCDVGTRTWAEFLAARTGLAERAR; via the coding sequence ATGCCCTCGAATATCTTGCTCACCGGTGGTACCGGCACCCTTGGACGTCAGGTGACGCCGCTGCTGCGCCAGGCGAATGTGCCGTTCCGGATTCTGAGCCGCCGCGAACCCGGCACCCGCGACGGCATCGACTACGTCAGCGGCGACCTGCTGAAGAACCGGGGCATCGACGCCGCGGTCGACGGCGTCGACACCATCCTGCACCTGGCCGGCGACGCCAAGACCGACGCCGAAACCACCCGCACCCTGATGGCTGCCGCCGCCCGCGCCGGTGTACGGCACGTCGTCTACATCTCGGTCACCGCACCGGAATCGCTGCCGGTCCGCTATTACCGGCAGAAAGCGGCCGCCGAGCAGTTCGTGACCGGGTCCGGCGTCCCGTGGACGACGTTGCGGGCGGCCCAATTCCACGATCTGCTGTTCGGCGTCGTGCGCGCGCTGGCGAAATCGCCGGTGATTCCCGCGCCCGGCGGTCTGCGGGCCCAGCCGGTGGAGACCGCCGAGGTCGCGCGACGCTTGGTCGAGCTCACCCTTGCCGAACCCGCCGGGCTGGTGCGCGATCTGGTCGGGCCCGAGGTGCTCGAGCTCTCCGATCTCACCCGCCAATACCTGCGTGCCACCGGTAAACGACGTCTGCTGGTGCCGATTCGGGTGCCCGGGGCGATGGGCCGCGCCTACCGGGCCGGCGACAACCTCGTCTCCGGCTGCGATGTCGGCACCCGCACCTGGGCCGAAT